In Serinus canaria isolate serCan28SL12 chromosome 5, serCan2020, whole genome shotgun sequence, the following proteins share a genomic window:
- the DISP2 gene encoding LOW QUALITY PROTEIN: protein dispatched homolog 2 (The sequence of the model RefSeq protein was modified relative to this genomic sequence to represent the inferred CDS: inserted 1 base in 1 codon), whose product MEAAPAPPPREPRPEGTRRGRDPASPRQPFNLSHFTFPFISXHREKQNAGPCQTCLAMPEIGNAELSYSGTSWEKICPVHHCPIPASHGLGEDNLPSSSHTLGPVSTQSNGQVPSSSQDSQQHHLYYPCNQKESRGSYGLPSLPGHGERPVLCSHLSSGDLVPASHHEASETPWKQWSPGQRRPVQHHVVTVRHDKAFRMPKSYSQLIAEWPLAVLVLCSVAAAICTVAGLLVGNLPDFSQPLMGFEPRDTDIGRKLIVWRNIESHTGYKKTLSLSPYAKKKSYDDLGIGRGQKAAQGEQAARTRRMVETIYGADGFFCGPPEKSYSQLVFMSTTAGSLWNLQAIQSMCQMEQDKIRSHVHFRDLCQRTEANECCPSWSLGNYIAVLYNRSSCLEITQGDISHTLALLRACAPDYHRGVLTPSCIGPEAARQKHSQCAQVPEKCTRFNAIYQLLHFLVDRDFLSPQTMEYQVPSLKYSLLFLPTRKGASMMGIYLDNLETWDLFDNYTSITGMDLGLKQKLFQHYLLLDTKYPVLAILAIFLSISFYLRSVFITLMVLLAVASSLTISYFLYKVAFRFTYFPFVNLTAVIILSSICANHTFVFFDLWNLSKSQNPSAGLAQWVSQTMHHFAYLMLASCFTTGAAFYASYISNITAIRCFAVYMGTSVLVNLVFMMTWLPSSAVLYERYIATACVYKPEAYWNNSSHKRVALSIHYILRALQNTLSETSKLLFEKLLPCGVIKFRYIWICWFAALAIGGAYISCSNPKLKLPTLETSSVQVFRLSHPFERYDSEYCHQFMFERLEHGEGQRMPVTIVWGILPVDNGDHFNPKSNGTLVTDSTFTIQNPDTQKWLLEFCQKVKNKTFYFPDAEQKPTVCFMEEFLRWMNSRQCSQRDHSFNLCCNQFSFPYRSEVFLHCIKMMLLEEGKEGRETYDMGLRFDGEGNVAALVLQFQTIYHYTFNYSRAKQFYEEISLWITEEMKTAPVGLQNGWFTSKLELYNLQHSLSTETMVVMGLSIAISFVVLLLTTWNVLLSIFSVTAIAGTVLVTTGLLVLLEWQLNAVESLFISAAVGLSVDFTVNYCISYHLCPHSDRLSRVAFSLKQMSCATAMAASALFSAGVIMLPATVLAYRKLGIFIMMINCISCGFASLFFQSLCCFFGPEKNCGQILWPCAHTMKDYSDDSGPNGNFACGGSEKQNRLRKVQESNTANEQYELQPLSRKLSDSFDNSTSTSKLSNRPSVLSEDIQVEDNRCPRVGTHPSLERERQNLQDTLGDQPVSLCQCPALQTSSPYKHSTSETEIHRERLCRDCRCRKYGLKAWEGCGLDHIQPAGMKEEGQLNKSQCSSDTAQQQSDYTSDHSPLPAADIYKIHRCLCSLGSSFDMLNISSETSISDFEQGLKLAESASSCPDALELSDSYGNAERGYLNGKRDTLRLDLRETVFDVSPAASQQNSSSWKNRFGLGNEGPVVLPNSQPDMPDVWIKRSSAQSSGYNS is encoded by the exons ATGGaggccgcgcccgccccgccgccccgggaGCCGCGGCCCGAGGGGACGCGCCGCGGTCGCGACCCCGCCTCGCCCAG GCAGCCTTTCAACCTCTCCCATTTTACCTTTCCCTTCATTT CTCatagggaaaaacaaaatgcaggaCCTTGCCAGACCTGCCTTGCCATGCCAGAGATTGGGAATGCTGAGCTCAGCTACAGTGGCACTTCCTGGGAAAAAATCTGCCCAGTCCATCACTGCCCCATTCCTGCATCCCATGGGCTGGGAGAAGACAACCTGCCCTCCTCCAGCCACACGCTTGGGCCAGTCTCCACCCAGTCCAATGGCCAGGTGCCATCAAGCTCACAGGactcacagcagcaccacctgTATTACCCCTGCAACCAGAAGGAGTCCCGAGGCAGCTACGGCCTGCCCTCGCTCCCTGGGCATGGTGAGAGGCCTGTGCTGTGTTCCCACCTTTCCAGTGGTGATCTTGTGCCAGCCTCCCACCACGAGGCTTCGGAAACGCCCTGGAAGCAGTGGTCCCCCGGGCAGCGGCGGCCAGTGCAACATCATGTGGTCACAGTCAG ACATGACAAAGCTTTCAGGATGCCAAAAAG TTACTCACAGCTGATTGCGGAGTGGCcgctggctgtgctggtgctgtgctccGTGGCGGCAGCGATCTGCACCGTGGCTGGGCTGCTGGTTGGGAATCTGCCTGACTTTTCACAACCCCTAATG GGTTTCGAGCCACGGGACACTGACATTGGCAGGAAGCTCATTGTGTGGAGGAATATCGAGAGCCATACAGGCTACAAGAAGaccctttccctttctccctaTGCCAAGAAGAAAAG CTATGATGACCTTGGCATCGGCAGAGGAcagaaggctgctcagggagaacAAGCAGCGAGGACACGGAGAATGGTGGAAACCATCTATGGAGCAGATGGATTCTTCTGTGGTCCCCCAG aaaagagcTATTCCCAGCTGGTATTTATGTCCACAACTGCTGGGAGCTTATGGAACTTGCAAGCAATTCAGTCTATGTGTCAAATGGAACAAGACAAG ATACGCTCCCACGTGCATTTTAGAGACCTCTGCCAGCGCACTGAAGCCAACGAATGCTGCCCGAGCTGGTCCCTGGGGAACTACATTGCTGTCCTGTACAACAGGTCTTCATGTCTGGAGATAACCCAAGGAGACATCTCCCacaccctggccctgctccgTGCCTGTGCACCAGACTATCACCGAGGTGTCCTCACTCCATCCTGCATAGGCCCCGAAGCTGCCAGACAGAAACACTCTCAGTGTGCCCAAGTCCCAGAAAAATGTACCCGCTTCAATGCCATCTACCAGCTGCTTCACTTCCTGGTTGACAGGGACTTTCTCAGTCCCCAGACAATGGAGTACCAAGTGCCCTCTCTCAAATAcagcctgcttttcctgcctacaAGAAAAGGTGCATCTATGATGGGGATCTACTTAGACAACCTTGAAACCTGGGATCTGTTTGATAACTACACATCTATCACTGGAATGGACCTGGGCCTTAAACAGAAACTATTCCAGCACTACCTTTTACTCGATACTAAGTATCCAGTCCTGGCAATATTAGCTATTTTTctaagtatttctttttatttacgCTCGGTATTTATTACTTTGATGGTCCTGCTCGCTGTTGCCAGTTCTTTGACGATCTCCTACTTCTTGTACAAGGTGGCCTTCAGATTCACCTATTTCCCCTTTGTAAACCTGACAGCAGTCATCATTCTCAGCAGCATTTGTGCCAACCACACTTTTGTCTTCTTTGACCTGTGGAACCTCAGCAAGAGCCAGAACCCTTCTGCTGGGCTTGCTCAGTGGGTCAGTCAAACCATGCACCATTTTGCCTATCTCATGCTGGCCTCGTGCTTCACAACTGGTGCTGCCTTCTACGCCAGCTACATCAGCAACATCACAGCCATCCGCTGCTTTGCCGTCTACATGGGCACCTCGGTGCTGGTGAACCTGGTTTTCATGATGACCTGGCTGCCCTCTTCGGCCGTGCTCTACGAGCGCTACATCGCAACAGCGTGCGTTTACAAGCCAGAAGCCTACTGGAACAACAGCAGCCATAAGAGAGTTGCTCTCTCCATCCATTACATCCTCCGGGCTCTCCAGAACACACTGTCTGAAACCTCCAAGCTGCTCTTTGAAAAGCTTCTGCCTTGTGGGGTCATAAAATTTCGGTACATCTGGATCTGCTGGTTTGCTGCCTTAGCCATAGGAGGTGCCTACATTTCCTGTTCTAACCCCAAACTCAAACTCCCGACTCTGGAGACATCGTCCGTCCAAGTGTTCAGGCTGAGCCATCCCTTTGAGAGGTACGATTCCGAGTACTGCCACCAGTTCATGTTTGAGAGGCTGGAGCATGGAGAAGGGCAGCGTATGCCTGTCACCATAGTCTGGGGCATTCTGCCTGTGGATAATGGGGACCATTTCAATCCAAAAAGCAATGGCACCCTAGTGACAGACAGCACCTTCACCATCCAGAACCCTGATACCCAGAAGTGGCTCCTCGAATTCTGCCAAAAAGTGAAGAACAAAACTTTCTATTTCCCTGATGCAGAACAGAAACCTACTGTGTGCTTCATGGAGGAGTTTCTCAGGTGGATGAACAGCCGCCAGTGCTCCCAGCGAGACCACAGCTTCAACCTTTGCTGTAACCAGTTCTCCTTCCCTTACAGAAGCGAAGTCTTCCTGCACTGCATCAAAATGATGCTCCTGGAAGAGGGCAAGGAAGGGAGAGAAACGTATGATATGGGCCTCAGGTTTGATGGGGAAGGAAATGTCGCTGCCTTAGTGCTGCAGTTTCAAACTATCTATCACTATACCTTCAACTACAGCAGAGCCAAACAATTCTATGAGGAAATCAGCCTCTGGATaacagaggaaatgaaaactgCCCCTGTGGGGCTTCAGAACGGGTGGTTTACCAGTAAACTAGAGCTGTACAACCTCCAGCACAGTCTCAGCACAGAAACCATGGTGGTCATGGGGCTCTCCATAGCCATTTCCTTCGTGGTGCTTCTGCTCACGACCTGGAATGTTCTCCTTAGCATTTTCTCTGTTACTGCCATTGCAGGCACTGTCCTGGTAACCACTGGCCTCTTGGTCCTCTTGGAATGGCAGCTCAACGCAGTGGAGTCTCTcttcatttcagctgcagtaGGTCTCTCTGTTGACTTCACTGTCAACTACTGCATCTCCTATCACCTGTGCCCCCATTCCGACCGCCTGAGCCGAGTGGCCTTTTCCCTGAAGCAGAtgagctgtgccacagccatGGCGGcttctgctctcttctctgCAGGGGTCATTATGTTGCCTGCCACGGTCCTGGCATATAGGAAGCTGGGGATATTCATCATGATGATCAATTGTATCAGCTGTGGGTTTGCCAGTCTCTTCTTCCAGTCGCTCTGCTGCTTTTTCGGCCCGGAGAAGAACTGTGGGCAGATCCTTTGGCCTTGTGCCCACACCATGAAAGATTATTCTGATGACTCCGGGCCGAACGGAAACTTTGCCTGTGGGGGCAGCGAGAAGCAAAACCGGTTGCGGAAGGTCCAGGAGTCCAACACTGCAAACGAGCAATACGAGCTCCAACCCTTATCCAGGAAACTCAGTGACAGTTTTGACAACAGCACTTCCACAAGCAAGCTGTCCAACCGACCCTCTGTGCTCTCTGAAGACATACAAGTTGAAGACAACAGATGCCCTCGAGTGGGAACGCACCCCTCCctggaaagagagagacagaatcTGCAGGACACCCTCGGAGACCAGCCAgtcagcctgtgccagtgtcctGCCTTGCAAACTTCCTCTCCTTACAAGCACAGCAcctcagaaacagaaattcaCAGGGAGAGACTCTGCCGAGATTGTCGCTGTCGAAAGTATGGTCTGAAAGCATGGGAGGGGTGTGGGCTGGACCACATCCAGCCAGCTGGCATGAAAGAAGAAGGGCAGCTCAATAAATCCCAGTGCTCCAGTgacactgcccagcagcagtCAGATTATACCTCAGACCAcagccctctccctgctgctgacatCTACAAAATTCACAGATGCCTTTGTTCTCTTGGCAGCTCATTTGATATGCTCAACATCTCTAGCGAGACATCAATCAGCGATTTCGAGCAAGGCCTGAAGCTCGCTGAATCAGCCAGTTCCTGTCCCGATGCCTTAGAGCTGTCTGACTCCTACGGTAACGCAGAGCGAGGTTACCTGAACGGGAAGAGAGATACCCTGCGGCTGGACCTGAGGGAGACTGTCTTTGATGTCTCTCCAGCTGCATCACAGCAGAACAGCTCTTCGTGGAAAAATCGGTTTGGATTGGGGAACGAAGGGCCAGTCGTGCTGCCCAACAGTCAGCCAGACATGCCTGATGTTTGGATCAAACGATCCAGTGCACAAAGTTCTGGTTACAACAGCTGA
- the KNSTRN gene encoding small kinetochore-associated protein → MDGRLSRIPVHSRLHRPEPSAELQMNFPSKRKCVSKTSEPELSVVPSLHFASNVPADSVFKPANQGLPKSEKKVEPVSKKTVARRPLSRHQLEAELKNRNQLVETLKQQLARAEGTLKLRELKKENERLVHEVEKLKKIQETCMTILENRNISPGSNIEEEKETRACREKTTMLTNKVTEELMLFCHRVAKEKEMLETAMAKWKSAQEENQHALEKHSYFQAQIKEWKAILEALGKLLAM, encoded by the exons ATGGACGGGCGGCTCTCCCGCATCCCCGTGCACTCCCGGCTCCACCGCCCCGAGCCGTCCGCAG AATTGCAAATGAATTTtccttcaaagagaaaatgtgtCAGCAAAACATCAGAGCCAGAGCTCAGCGTGGTTCCCAGTCTTCACTTTGCCTCAAACGTTCCAGCAGACAGTGTCTTCAAGCCTGCAAACCAAGG ATTGCCTAAATCTGAGAAGAAAGTGGAACCAGTTTCAAAGAAGACAGTGGCAAGACG CCCTCTTAGCAGACACCAACTagaagcagagctgaaaaacaGGAATCAGTTGGTGGAAACACTCAAACAACAATTAGCAAGAGCAGAG GGCACTCTCAAGTTAAGGGAGTTAAAGAAGGAGAATGAGAGGCTGGTCCATGAAGTTGAGAAGCTCAAGAAAATTCAGGAGACTTGCATGACgattttagaaaacagaaacatcagTCCTG GTAGCAACatagaggaggagaaagagacGCGTGCTTGCCGGGAAAAGACAACA ATGCTAACTAACAAGGTCACAGAAGAATTGATGCTATTTTGTCACAGAGTTGCAAAAGAGAAGGAGATGCTTGAG ACAGCCATGGCCAAGTGGAAATCAGCACAAGAAGAGAACCAGCATGCCCTGGAGAAGCACTCCTACTTCCAAGCTCAAATTAAGGAATGGAAAGCCATACTTGAAGCGCTGGGGAAGCTCCTGGCAATGTGA